A window of the Planococcus citri chromosome 4, ihPlaCitr1.1, whole genome shotgun sequence genome harbors these coding sequences:
- the vnc gene encoding N-alpha-acetyltransferase 11 — translation MNIRCARPNDLMNMQHCNLLCLPENYQMKYYFYHGLSWPQLSYVAEDDKGRIVGYVLAKMEEDSEDNPHGHITSLAVKRSYRRLGLAQKLMEQAARAMVECFQAKYVSLHVRKSNRAALNLYMNTLRFTVSEIEPKYYADGEDAYAMRRELKSFEEGSSTEPTKSEQENKSTSSVVGSEVEPNGY, via the exons CGCTGTGCCCGTCCGAACGACTTGATGAATATGCAGCATTGCAACTTGCTTTGCTTgcctgaaaattaccaaatgaaatattatttttatcatgGTCTATCTTGGCCTCAACTCAGTTACGTTGCCGAAGACGATAAAGGTCGAATAGTAGGCTATGTTCTTGCTAAAATGGAAGAAGACAGCGAAGACAATCCACACGGACATATTACATCGTTGGCAGTAAAAAGATCGTATAGACGTTTGGGACTTGCTCAAAAACTAATGGAACAAGCAGCTAGAGCGATGGTTGAATGTTTTCAG GCTAAATACGTTTCGTTACATGTCCGTAAGAGTAATAGAGCTGCTTTAAATTTATACATGAATACTTTACGTTTCACTGTATCGGAAATCGAGCCAAAGTACTACGCTGATGGAGAAGACGCGTACGCTATGCGTAGAGAACTGAAATCATTCGAAGAGGGTTCGTCGACCGAACCGACCAAGTCTGAGCAAGAGAACAAATCCACTTCCAGCGTTGTAGGATCTGAAGTCGAACCAAATGGTTATTAA
- the ND-75 gene encoding NADH-ubiquinone oxidoreductase 75 kDa subunit, mitochondrial, which produces MLRSTLQKAATATKRCVHIGNPPNSAQAAKPAAQQNLLEVFIDDKKVLVEPGTTVLQAAAMVGVEIPRFCYHERLAIAGNCRMCLVEIEKSPKPVAACAMPVMNGWRVKTNSDMTRRAREGVMEFLLVNHPLDCPICDQGGECDLQDQSMAFGSDRSRFTDIDHSGKRAVEDKDIGPLVKTIMTRCIHCTRCIRFASEVAGVDDLGTTGRGSDVQVGTYIEKMFLSELSGNVIDLCPVGALTSKPYSFTARPWETRRIESVDVLDAVGSNIIVSMRTNEVMRILPLLNEGVNEEWLADKSRFCYDGLKNQRLAFPMLKDKSGQLVAVEWEDTLKIASKALNEANGKIVGIAGPFVDAEALIVFKDLLNRLGSEHVYTEKPFPLEGAGTDIRSNYLLNNKITGIEEADVVLLIGTNPRFEAPLINTRLRKAYVHGELEVGLVGPKVDLTYEYEHLGDSTSVLNDILSGKHPFSKKISASKKPLIILGAQAFSRSDSSALYSVVRQLAQKVSQHCKTDPSWKIFNVLQEAASQVAALDLGYKPGISDLKSLAPKVVYLLGADDSPVLKEKLPEGTIVIYQGHHGDNGAELADFIFPGSTYTEKQGTYVNTEGRAQQTLNAVTPPGYARNDWKILRALSEVAGHTLPYESLQEVRDRLQEVSPNLTRYNKVQEVSFDNKAVELSQLVKANLGNAPIDVKLKKLEDYYMTDVISRSSVTMSKCVQAVLKQKQNKYYDGKE; this is translated from the exons ATGTTACGCAGTACATTGCAAAAAGCAGCTACAGCTACTAAACGATGCGTTCATATAGGAAATCCTCCGAATTCGGCCCAAGCTGCCAAACCGGCAGCTCAGCAAAACTTACTAGAAGTGTTTATAGATGACAAGAAAGTATTAGTCGAACCTGGAACCACAGTATTGCAG GCTGCCGCTATGGTTGGCGTTGAAATACCAAGATTCTGTTATCACGAACGTCTAGCAATCGCCGGTAATTGTCGTATGTGTTTAgtggaaatcgaaaaatcgcctaAA ccaGTGGCAGCTTGTGCTATGCCAGTTATGAATGGTTGGAGAGTGAAGACAAATTCGGATATGACTCGTAGAGCCAGAGAAGGCGTAATGGAATTCTTGCTCGTAAATCATCCTTTAGATTGTCCCATTTGCGACCAAGGAGGTGAATGCGATCTCCAAGATCAAAGCATGGCTTTTGGAAGTGATCGGTCACGGTTTACTGATATCGATCATTCGGGAAAAAG AGCTGTCGAAGATAAAGATATCGGACCTTTAGTTAAAACGATTATGACAAGATGTATTCACTGTACTAGATGCATTCGGTTTGCATCTGAAGTAGCCGGTGTTGACGACCTAGGTACTACTGGTCGAGGTTCCGATGTGCAA GTCGGTACCtatatcgaaaaaatgttcttaTCGGAATTATCCGGAAACGTCATCGATCTATGCCCGGTCGGAGCTCTTACTTCTAAACCATATTCCTTTACTGCCAGACCATGGGAAACGAGAAGAATCGAGAGTGTCGATGTTTTAGACGCCGTAGGCAGTAATATCATCGTATCCATGCGTACGAACGAAGTGATGAGAATCTTGCCTTTGTTGAACGAA gGTGTGAACGAAGAATGGCTCGCCGACAAATCTAGATTTTGTTACGATGGCTTGAAAAATCAACGTTTAGCTTTCCCCATGCTAAAAGACAAATCTGGTCAACTCGTCGCTGTGGAATGGGAAGACACATTGAAAATTGCTTCTAAAGCATTAAACGAAGCCAATGGAAAG ATCGTTGGAATTGCTGGTCCTTTCGTTGATGCTGAAGCTTTAATCGTGTTTAAAGATTTATTGAATAGATTAGGCAGTGAACACGTCTACACCGAAAAACCATTTCCTTTAGAAGGAGCTGGTACCGATATTCGGTCTAATTATTTACTGAATAATAAAATCACTG GTATCGAAGAAGCGGATGTTGTTTTATTGATTGGAACGAATCCTAGATTCGAAGCACCGCTTATTAATACCAGATTACGTAAAGCTTATGTACACGGTGAATTAGAAGTAGGCCTCGTTGGCCCCAAAGTTGATTTAACTTACGAATATGAG cATTTAGGAGATTCGACTTCGGTTTTGAACGATATCTTATCAGGAAAGCATCCATTCAGTAAGAAAATTTCGGCCAGTAAAAAACCATTAATCATTTTGGGTGCTCAAGCATTCAGCCGTTCCGACAGCAGTGCTCTATATTCTGTAGTGCGACAATTAGCGCAAAAAGTATCGCAACATTGCAAG ACCGATCCCAGTTGGAAAATATTCAATGTTTTACAAGAAGCCGCATCTCAAGTAGCAGCTTTAGATTTAGGTTATAAACCTGGTATCTCTGATTTGAAATCGTTAGCTCCAAAAGTAGTGTATCTATTGGGCGCTGATGACTCTCCcgtattgaaagaaaaattacccGAAGGAACCATCGTCATTTATCAAG gtCATCATGGAGATAATGGAGCTGAATTAGCCGACTTCATTTTCCCCGGATCTACGTATACTGAAAAACAAGGAACTTATGTAAATACCGAAGGTAGAGCGCAACAAACCCTAAACGCTGTAACTCCCCCTGGATACGCTCGTAATGATTGGAAAATTCTGAGAGCTTTATCAGAG GTCGCCGGACATACTTTGCCATATGAATCATTACAAGAAGTACGAGATCGACTTCAAGAAGTTTCGCCTAATTTAACTCGATACAATAAAGTCCAAGAAGTCAGCTTCGATAATAAAGCTGTTGAGCTAAGCCAG CTCGTTAAAGCAAATTTAGGAAATGCTCCAATAGAcgtaaaactaaaaaaattggaagattaTTATATGACTGATGTCATATCGAGATCATCGGTTACCATGTCTAAATGCGTTCAAGcggttttaaaacaaaaacaaaacaaatattaCGATGGTaaagaatga
- the LOC135842617 gene encoding uncharacterized protein LOC135842617 produces MSNMMQFFRISFLIVAVLVLTTEAFPKKSDFVEELSSGSKYVNVDETIENNFQIADAEKKIVKRQVRPGATGPGQYGGTWNSQNGKTEVKAGVDFNRAPQLGWHADAKHQIYKNPSGKVTVDAFAGANQQFNQIGKSHPNVQGGVRVNFR; encoded by the exons ATGTCGAACATGATGCAGTTTTTCCGAATTTCCTTCTTGATTGTAGCAGTATTAGTATTGACAACCGAAGCTTTTCCAAAGAAATCTGATTTTGTTGAAGAGCTTTCAAGCGG ATCAAAATACGTAAACGTAGATGAAacaatcgaaaataattttcaaattgctgaCGCTGAGAAAAAGATCGTGAAACGTCAAGTTCGTCCAGGCGCAACAGGTCCTGGTCAATATGGAGGAACCTGGAA TTCACAAAACGGTAAAACAGAGGTTAAAGCCGGAGTAGATTTTAATCGAGCACCTCAATTAGGATGGCATGCTGATGCTAAacatcaaatttacaaaaatccaaGCGGAAAAGTCACCGTCGATGCGTTTGCTGGAGCCAACCAGCAGTTTAATCAAATTGGTAAATCACATCCTAATGTTCAAGGTGGTGTTAGGGTGAATTTCCGTTGA
- the LOC135842616 gene encoding hexokinase-like: protein MVIIRLHKWYFTIRENYFKKIHSIRLYLIKNMAVRAVGTKKSCVIKEMFAPFKLSNETLCSIMNRLLTSINQGLSKDTHTNAPVKCYQTYIYDFPTGDETGKFLAIDFGGANFRILVITLEKGRSYKVDSRTYVFPDEKLEGNADEFFDYIVECLRTFREELNLGEEKLPLGFCFSFPVQQKSLNSGILTRWSKRFNIKGAVGKDVGELFQKALERQNMIIRPFAILNDTTGCLLSCSWSEPTCRVGVIIGTGTNACYYEKRENIELYNGKPDKPGMVINTEWGNFGADGSLNDIITEFDRQLDTGSLRPGSETFEKMVSVMYVCELIRLSIVKCTEMKYLFGGEVVQTLKNKGSFLPDYLYSIENDDADLRKTMGLFESLKCEHVSIQDCVNVRYITHTICKRSAHLLSAAIATIINKMSVTPSVVGIDGGFYRNHSKYSEMITEKIRCMINPNIQFSLVLSEDGSGRGAALAVVGLKE from the exons ATGGTGATTATTCGATTACACAAATGGTATTTTACAATtagagaaaattatttcaaaaaaattcacagtatACGGTtatatttgattaaaaatatggCGGTTCGAGCGGTAGGAACGAAGAAAAGCTGCGTC ATAAAAGAGATGTTCGCGCCatttaaattatcaaatgaAACCTTATGCAGTATAATGAATCGACTTTTGACTTCCATCAATCAAGGTTTATCGAAGGATACTCATACCAATGCTCCAGTCAAATGTTATCAAACGTATATTTACGATTTTCCAACTGGAGATG AAACgggtaaatttttggcaattgatTTTGGTGGAGCGAATTTCCGGATATTGGTGATTACGTTGGAAAAAGGTCGTTCGTATAAGGTTGATTCTCGAACGTATGTTTttcctgatgaaaaattagAAGGAAATGCTGACGAG TTTTTCGATTACATCGTAGAATGTTTGAGAACATTTCGAGAAGAACTGAACTTGGGTGAAGAAAAACTACCACTCGGATTCTGTTTCAGTTTTCCAGTCCAACAAAAAAGTCTAAATTCTGGTATTTTGACGAGATGGTCGAAAAGATTCAATATAAAAGGCGCAGTGGGGAAAGACGTCGGTGAATTGTTCCAAAAAGCTTTAGAAAGACAAaac ATGATTATTAGACCGTTTGCTATCTTGAATGATACCACAGGGTGTCTTTTGTCGTGTTCTTGGAGCGAACCAACGTGTAGAGTGGGAGtcatcatag GTACTGGTACGAATGCGTGTTATtacgaaaaaagagaaaatatcgAATTGTATAATGGAAAACCAGATAAACCAGGGATGGTGATAAACACCGAATGGGGTAATTTTGGCGCTGATGGATCATTGAATGATATAATCACCGAATTCGATCGTCAACTCGATACTGGATCTTTAAGACCTGGAAGTGAAAC ctttgaaaaaatggtaagCGTTATGTATGTCTGCGAACTGATCCGATTATCCATTGTGAAATGTaccgaaatgaaatatttattcgGTGGCGAAGTCgtccaaacattaaaaaataaaggaTCATTTTTACCCGATTATTTGTACAGTAtagaaaa CGATGATGCCGATTTACGTAAAACAATGGGGCTATTCGAAAGTCTAAAATGTGAACATGTCTCTATTCAAGACTGTGTAAACGTTCGTTATATTACTCACACTATTTGTAAACGATCAGCTCATTTATTATCAGCAGCAATCGCgacaataattaataaaatgtcGGTAACGCCTTCCGTTGTCGGTATCGATGGCGGATTTTACAGAAACCATTCGAAATACTCCGAAAtgattacagaaaaaattagATGCATGATTAATCCAAATATTCAG TTCAGTTTGGTACTTTCTGAAGATGGAAGTGGTCGAGGAGCAGCTTTGGCTGTAGTCGGTTTGAAAGAATAA
- the LOC135844696 gene encoding lysozyme 1-like, with protein sequence MKHMCAFYVFTGVLLLLKIVYAQQNSQEWPPGWTEKCIGCICEAASGCNQTIGCLGEFCGMFLFSRSYWVDSGSPVILGDDPNNQDAFVRCAVDSYCASRAVNQYIQKFIQDCNHDGSLSCDDYARMHFFGFVQCDRAINRTPYYRVFQRCFQKN encoded by the exons ATGAAACACATGTGTGCGTTTTATGTTTTTACTGGCGTGCTATTGTTATTGAAGATTGTGTATGCACAac AAAATTCTCAAGAATGGCCACCAGGTTGGACAGAAAAATGCATAGGATGCATTTGCGAAGCAGCTTCAGGATGTAATCAAACTATAGGATGTTTGGGTGAATTTTGTGGAATGTTTTTATTCAGCAGATCGTATTGGGTGGACTCTGGAAGTCCTGTCATACTTGGTGATGATCCGAATAATCAAGATG catttgtTCGCTGTGCAGTAGACTCCTACTGTGCTTCTAGAGCTGTAAATCaatacattcaaaaattcatacaa GATTGCAATCACGATGGTAGCTTGTCATGCGACGATTATGCCAGAATGCATTTCTTCGGATTTGTTCAATGCGACAGAGCCATTAACCGGACGCCTTATTATCGTGTTTTTCAGAGATGTTTCCAAAAGAATTGA
- the eEF1beta gene encoding elongation factor 1-beta', whose translation MTVSENLKFLENYLSERSYIEGYQPSQADVLVLTALKSAPTKATPNVYRWYTHIQSFNADEKKKFAQKSLNSEVAKFLDDKPSSAAAAGDDDDDVDLFGSDEDDAEAERIKEERLKAYAEKKSKKPVVIAKSSIVLDVKPWDDETDMKAMETQVRTIEMAGLVWGASKLVPVGYGIEKLQIMCVVEDDKVSVDDLAEKIQEFEDYVQSVDIAAFNKI comes from the exons ATGACCGTCTCAGAGAACTTgaagtttttggaaaactacCTCTCAGAAAGGAGTTACATCGAAGG ATACCAACCGTCACAAGCCGATGTTTTAGTTTTAACTGCCCTTAAGTCTGCTCCCACCAAGGCAACACCTAATGTCTATCGTTGGTACACGCACATTCAATCTTTCAACGCCGATGAGAAGaagaaatttgctcaaaaaagtttgaatagCGAAGTAGCTAAATTTTTAGATGATAAGCCATCCTCAGCAGCTGCCGCAGgcgatgatgacgacgatgtCGATCTTTTCGGATCAGATGAAGAT GATGCCGAAGCCGAGAGAATTAAAGAAGAAAGACTGAAAGCTTACGCTGAAAAGAAATCGAAGAAACCAGTAGTTATCGCTAAATCTAGCATCGTTTTAGATGTTAAACCGTGGGATGATGAAACCGATATGAAAGCTATGGAAACCCAAGTTAGAACCATCGAAATGGCTGGTTTAGTGTGGGGAGCTT CCAAATTAGTTCCGGTCGGTTacggaattgaaaaattacaaattatgtGCGTCGTCGAAGATGATAAAGTCTCCGTTGATGATTtagcagaaaaaattcaagaattcgaAGATTACGTACAGTCGGTCGATATCGCTGCATTTAATAAAATCTAA
- the LOC135842615 gene encoding protein unc-13 homolog 4B-like — translation MEKTNNELDCVILQGTNTEEKNKLNIIRRKLLKSTDFLRTGYRNRQRKKVAPLITTSKQSELIRKTKMKNKIKLERKKAINTENVQLLVQNESRDDSSEEEDDWDSSSNSNVEYEIEQLFREVYQRCINLVGQDINNKIGRNTIVSYLKRAFEYSDHRSEMLIRDSQNKQYPKSILKVNVLKTRDVLPKDVFSVGDLFFIIWISSDPSKYYTGKITKTKVNPNKDQTFKLPFSSSAKDVLHLELRDIIPSEDKSIEESERISEPIGSAQIMLKDIFSAGQTKWITLQRPSQSTGFGKIQLRMMFSSEENVKLAFERHRCLLKILFRRLLIERNDNLNGWKGTFSPEAELILKQHFIQSNLTSQDDLFAKWAAYIDVIDSESVNFDTFDILLDDLLLTCDINSTTKQKKRYFWNAVKKLMPLCYEHVKNFRKAGLNEKETFGKLYAILSILHNISNCKIPANLNLFPSELYTWIENTKRLTFQTVLHEAVVQGACEWFEFLVNDNSPGNDSDEAKLTQMNKVAEAVVQDLEDGMDFHGIFAKKQIVSFCKTIFCVYEEKITEMMETSVPKICQGIKQLNLTECYRGNMDYNSCSLGSLTCDLFFKIQKFHKIGADIFSIDVDTLEKFPSRKLFHKWFLSAVNTWLDIVILRSMRKIEDAVEMEYFVPVDEMVLHSSSADDVLNVVYQVKKFWDQLEWPDVKDSYFFLVKIIQDVSAAVMHYADLTINKINSGDKETKTYSINDWCVAIINVDFVFHEIRPLASELGADKLLHSLSDYSSMTAADRCQRTLDEMIKNSFEGINKKIINLLETFSKKMEPSIERFLQEGAELLHQQPKVIDYLKEFLDENLINLNSKLNSEIFHHLLDMLWEQISEILDRLIENGEEKKQPTSYFLNLKETLHILIGFFKIEEKVPEEEIEKLRGILAKNERRLTLLSTNTARLMHMYHMERWQEQEQLEDAKNGILTVEVQIEGDNLNIEILGASNVIPMDSNGQSDPYVRVELLPLHKFSFFSYKTKILKKTLYPVFEEKFTVPLTKDQLGLNNALIKFIVKDHDLCKNRYMADAFIRLTDVIGTSQPKLYNLKLNRPNPENDILKLLDARKINDKLARIFLKKEKSRV, via the exons ATGGAGAAAACCAACAACGAGCTGGACTGCGTTATACTACAAGGAACAAATACGGAAGAAAAGAATAAGTTGAATATTATTAGAAGGAAATTGCTTAAAAGTACAGATTTTTTACGCACCGGGTATCGAAATCGACAACGTAAGAAGGTCGCTCCTCTAATAAC AACTTCCAAACAGAGTGAACtaattcgaaaaacaaaaatgaagaataaaatcaaattagaaAGGAAGAAAGCCATAAACACAGAAAACGTTCAACTTCTTGTACAAAATGAAAGTCGAGATGATAGCAGTGAAGAAGAAGACGATTGGGATTCGTCATCTAATTCCAATGTAGAATATGAA attgAACAATTATTTCGCGAAGTTTACCAACGATGCATAAATTTAGTCGGCCAAGACATCAACAACAAAATAGGAAGAAATACCATCGTCAGTTACTTGAAACGAGCCTTCGAATATTCTGATCATCGATCAGAAATGTTGATCAGGGATTCCCAAAATAAACaa TATCCAAAATCAATACTGAAAGTGAATGTTCTCAAAACCAGAGATGTTCTCCCCAAGGATGTgttta GTGTaggtgatttatttttcataatttggatCTCTTCCGACCCATCGAAGTATTACACTGGGAAAATAACGAAAACCAAAGTGAATCCGAATAAAGATCAAACGTTCAAGCT ACCTTTTTCATCAAGTGCCAAAGACGTTTTACATTTAGAGCTAAG AGATATCATTCCATCTGAAGATAAGTCCATCGAAGAAAGTGAACGTATCTCGGAGCCTATTGGATCTGCACAAATAATGCTAAAA GATATATTTTCTGCTGGTCAAACAAAATGGATTACACTACAAAGACCTTCCCAGAGTACCGGGTTTGGTAAAATTCAGTTAAGGATGATGTTTAGTTCTGAGGAAAACGTGAAGCTTGCCTTTGAACGACATAGATGTTTATTGAAAATACTCTTTCGACGCTTGCTAATAGAAAGAAAt GATAATTTGAATGGCTGGAAGGGAACTTTCAGTCCAGAAGCTGAATTAATACTGAAACAGCATTTCATTCAAAGTAATTTAACCAGCCAAGATGACCTTTTTGCCAAATGGGCAGCGTACATTGATGTAATTGATAGTGAATCTGttaattttgacacttttgataTATTGCTGGATGACTTGCTGTTGACTTGCGATATAAATTCTACAACTAAACAGAAA AAGAGATATTTTTGGAATGCTGTGAAAAAGTTGATGCCATTATGCTATgaacatgtgaaaaattttaggaaagcTGGACTTAATGAAAAAGAAACGTTTGGCAAATTGTATGCGAttttaag CATCCTTCATAACATCTCAAACTGTAAAATACCTGCCAACCTGAACCTTTTTCCATCTGAACTCTACACGTGGATTGAAAACACTAAACGTCTAACTTTCCAAACAGTATTACACGAAGCTGTTGTTCAAGGAGCTTGTGAATG GTTCGAGTTTCTAGTGAATGACAACAGTCCTGGAAATGATTCTGATGAAGCAAAATTAACTCAGATGAACAAAGTAGCTGAAGCTGTGGTACAGGATCTCGAGGATGGAATGGATTTTCATGGAATATTTGCAAAGAAA CAAATCGTCTCATTctgtaaaacaattttttgcgtTTACGAAGAAAAG ATTACTGAAATGATGGAAACATCTGTTCCAAAAATATGTCAAGGAATAAAACAATTAAACCTCACAGAATGTTACCGAGGAAACATGGACTATAATTCTTGCTCGCTGGGCAGTTTAACGTGCGACTtgttcttcaaaattcaaaaattccataaaattggagCCGATATTTTCTCTATTGATGTCGATACCCTTGAGAAATTTCCCTCGCGTAAATTATTTCACAAATGGTTTTTGTCGGCGGTTAATACGTGGTTGGATATTGTCATTTTAAGATCCATGCGAAAGATTGAAGATGCAGTTGAGATGGAGTATTTCGTTCCAGTTGATGAGATGGTTCTGCACAGCAGCTCTGCTGATGATGTGTTGAATGTTGTGTATCAA gtgaaaaagtttTGGGATCAGCTGGAATGGCCAGATGTGAAAGACTCCTATTTCTTTCTAGTCAAAATAATTCAA gatGTCTCTGCTGCTGTAATGCATTATGCTGATCTCACTATAAATAAAATCAACAGTGGGGACAAAGAAACAAAAACCTATTCAATCAACGAT TGGTGTGTAGCAATCATTAACGTTGACTTCGTATTCCATGAAATTCGACCTCTGGCCTCAGAACTAGGAGCTGATAAGCTATTACACTCGTTATCCGATTACAGCAGTATGACTGCTGCTGATCGTTGTCAACGCACTTTAGacgaaatgattaaaaattcgttcgagggtataaataaaaaaataatcaacctGCTggaaacattttctaaaaaa atggaACCATCGATCGAGAGATTCCTTCAAGAAGGTGCCGAGCTATTACATCAGCAACCCAAAGTCATCgattatttgaaagaatttttggacgagaatttaataaatttaaattcgaaactgaattcagaaattttccacCACTTACTGGATATGCTATGGGAACAAATATCAGAGATATTGGATCGTTTGATTGAAAATGGAGAAGAG aaaaaacaacCAACCTCGTACTTCTTGAATTTAAAAGAAACTCTTCACATCCtaattggatttttcaaaattgaagaaaaagttCCCGAAGAAGAGATTGAAAAGTTGCGAGGTATTTTAGCCAAGAACGAAAGAAGACTGACTCTTCTCAGCACCAATACGGCACGTCTAATGCATATGTATCACATGGAACGATGGCAAGAGCAGGAGCAACTGGAAGATGCCAAAAATGGCATATTAACGGTGGAAGTGCAAATTGAAGGCGATAATTTGAATATAGAAATATTAGGAGCTTCTAATGTTATTCCTATGGATTCGAATG GTCAAAGCGATCCGTATGTTCGCGTAGAACTATTACCCTTGcacaaattctcatttttcagttATAAAACGAAAATACTCAAGAAAACATTGTACCCagtgtttgaagaaaaattcacagT CCCTCTTACTAAAGATCAACTAGGATTGAATAACGCTTTGATTAAGTTTATAGTCAAAGATCACGATCTGTGTAAAAACAGATATATGGCTGATGCTTTCATACGTCTGACTGATGTTATTGGTACAAGTCAACCCAAATTATATAATCTGAAGTTGAATCGTCCAAATCCTG aaaacgaTATTTTAAAGTTGCTGGATGCgagaaaaattaatgataaGCTGgcaagaatttttctcaaaaaagaaaaatccagAGTCTAG
- the LOC135842618 gene encoding BUD13 homolog — MSKPLARYADDKDLDKHLRNKERDGDPLAIIRRNLNDDSSADGAKPKYKGTYPQNRFGIPPGRKWDGVDRSNGYEVKSLGKGKAEEAVKEEAYKWSTEDM, encoded by the exons ATGTCGAAGCCTCTGGCTCGTTATGCGGACGACAAAGATTTAGACAAACATTTAAGAAATAAAGAACGCGATGGAGATCCACTAGCAATAATAAGGAGAAATTTGAACGATGATAGTTCTGCTGATG GTGCTAAGCCAAAATACAAAGGAACTTATCCTCAAAATCGTTTTGGAATCCCACCTGGCCGTAAATGGGATGGAGTGGATAGATCTAACGGATATGAAGTGAAATCGTTGGGTAAAGGAAAAGCTGAAGAAGCGGTCAAAGAAGAAGCATATAAATGGAGCACTGAAGATATGTAA